One window of Sphingobacteriales bacterium genomic DNA carries:
- a CDS encoding RluA family pseudouridine synthase, with translation MEILFEDNHLIAINKPAGVLVQGDETGDVCLADMVKSYLKERYGKPGNVFTGVIHRIDRPVSGVVLFAKTGKALTRLNEQFKIRAIRKTYWAVVKNLPVPAEGNLLHYLIKDQGTNKSRAFNSEKHNAKKAEMYYRLVGQSQSYALLEVKPVTGRHHQIRVQLAAIGCSIKGDLKYGFDRPNNDSSIHLHARSITLIHPTLKTELTITAPVPNEPLWQIFESLVQAS, from the coding sequence ATTGAAATTTTATTTGAAGACAACCATTTGATTGCCATCAACAAACCTGCCGGGGTTTTAGTACAAGGAGATGAGACCGGCGACGTTTGTCTGGCAGATATGGTAAAATCCTATTTAAAGGAAAGATACGGCAAACCCGGAAATGTATTTACCGGAGTTATTCACCGTATTGACCGTCCTGTATCCGGAGTTGTATTGTTTGCTAAAACCGGTAAGGCATTGACAAGACTGAACGAGCAATTTAAAATCAGAGCTATCCGTAAAACTTATTGGGCAGTCGTAAAAAACTTACCTGTTCCTGCAGAAGGCAATTTGTTGCATTACCTTATTAAAGATCAGGGTACTAATAAATCCAGGGCTTTTAACTCTGAAAAACACAATGCTAAAAAAGCAGAAATGTATTATCGGCTCGTTGGTCAGAGTCAATCCTATGCTTTATTGGAAGTAAAGCCAGTAACCGGACGACATCATCAGATAAGAGTTCAATTGGCTGCCATAGGCTGCTCTATAAAAGGCGATTTGAAATATGGTTTTGACCGACCTAACAACGACAGCTCCATTCATCTTCATGCAAGAAGTATTACTTTGATACATCCAACTTTGAAAACAGAATTAACTATTACCGCTCCGGTACCTAATGAACCTTTATGGCAAATTTTTGAATCTTTAGTTCAGGCATCATGA
- a CDS encoding T9SS type A sorting domain-containing protein yields MKKILLLLTLTYFGSSLYAQNLRRCSTMESHAALLENHPEMEQEILKIEDFTQKCIEKDALPKQGQVVITIPVVVHVVHTISNPVSNISEAQIQSQIDVLNEDFRRLNADASLTPAEFLPVAADTEIEFCLAQRDPNNLPSTGIVRTPTVKTSFSTSANDVKSPATGGASGWNSSKYLNIWVCNNIDGGETLGYAQFPGGSATTDGVVIAYQFFGRVGAVVSPFNKGRTATHEVGHWLNLFHIWGDDFGSCSQDDAVSDTPRSADAWYGCPPVNSNSCVDSPVNFNDMFQNYMDYTDDACMNIYTLGQKQRMQALFMPGGARFSITSSEGCLPVEQGLNDAVLTSLVSPTGTGNCTTVSPVINVQNYGTADLFYFIVEYGFPTGPVHTYEWTGLIPTIQSAEITLPAITTITTGIIQTININITQPNGQTDYSPDDNSGVYSFAVISSGAQTPASEDFEAGTNFNSWSNNNPDGLMGFALNNSVGSSSSASVYMNNFIYNAPGANDEISTPYFDLSDISDPYLYFDVAYALKTAGDASDVLQVLISTDCGETFTNIYTKAGDNLVTAPPVSSSFVPNQGQWRTEYIELLPYQAFRNVIIRFKQIRGAGNNLYIDNFLIRDGVVGIEEMAVKNESQLLIYPNPASSEALLVFQAEHAGSAVISMTDLSGKTLLVQETNLITGFNQLSLNVQDFAEGIYLIHLVQENQLTATQKLAIMR; encoded by the coding sequence ATGAAAAAGATTCTACTTCTTTTAACCCTTACCTATTTTGGTTCTTCGCTTTACGCGCAAAATTTAAGACGATGCAGTACCATGGAATCTCATGCTGCTTTGTTGGAAAATCATCCTGAAATGGAACAGGAAATCTTGAAAATTGAAGACTTTACCCAAAAATGTATTGAAAAAGATGCCTTACCCAAGCAAGGCCAAGTTGTTATCACCATCCCAGTTGTGGTACATGTTGTTCATACTATTTCCAATCCGGTTTCAAATATCAGCGAAGCACAAATTCAAAGTCAGATTGACGTTTTGAATGAAGATTTCAGACGATTAAATGCCGATGCTTCTCTGACTCCTGCTGAATTTTTACCGGTAGCTGCCGATACAGAAATTGAATTTTGTTTGGCGCAAAGAGATCCCAACAATCTGCCTTCTACCGGCATTGTACGAACACCAACCGTAAAAACATCATTTTCGACAAGTGCCAATGATGTTAAAAGCCCTGCTACAGGTGGTGCTTCCGGTTGGAATAGTTCTAAATATCTGAATATTTGGGTATGTAATAATATTGATGGGGGAGAAACATTAGGATATGCTCAGTTTCCGGGTGGATCAGCAACAACAGACGGAGTAGTGATTGCTTACCAGTTTTTTGGCCGAGTTGGCGCGGTTGTATCCCCATTCAACAAAGGGAGGACTGCTACCCATGAAGTTGGCCATTGGTTAAATCTATTTCATATCTGGGGAGATGATTTTGGAAGCTGTTCTCAGGACGATGCAGTGTCTGACACTCCTCGTTCAGCCGATGCATGGTATGGGTGCCCTCCAGTCAATTCAAATTCCTGTGTTGACTCGCCGGTAAACTTTAACGATATGTTCCAAAATTATATGGATTACACCGATGATGCTTGCATGAATATCTATACATTAGGTCAAAAACAAAGAATGCAGGCTTTATTTATGCCCGGAGGAGCCAGATTTTCAATTACATCTTCTGAGGGTTGTTTGCCTGTGGAACAGGGTTTGAATGATGCTGTACTCACATCTTTGGTTTCACCAACAGGTACCGGTAATTGTACGACAGTATCTCCTGTTATTAACGTACAGAATTACGGCACTGCTGATTTGTTTTATTTTATTGTTGAATACGGTTTTCCAACAGGACCTGTTCATACTTATGAATGGACAGGTTTGATACCTACCATTCAATCTGCCGAAATTACCCTACCCGCAATTACAACCATAACTACCGGAATTATTCAAACCATAAACATAAATATCACTCAGCCAAATGGCCAGACAGATTATAGTCCGGACGATAATTCAGGGGTCTATTCATTTGCAGTAATTTCTTCCGGTGCGCAAACCCCTGCAAGCGAAGATTTTGAAGCCGGCACCAACTTCAATTCATGGTCAAACAACAATCCTGACGGGTTGATGGGTTTTGCCTTAAACAATTCAGTGGGTTCATCAAGTTCAGCTTCGGTTTATATGAACAATTTCATTTACAACGCACCCGGAGCAAACGATGAGATCAGTACCCCATATTTTGATTTAAGTGACATTAGTGATCCCTATTTATATTTTGATGTGGCTTATGCTCTTAAAACTGCCGGTGATGCTTCTGATGTTTTACAGGTTTTAATCTCAACAGATTGCGGCGAAACTTTTACAAATATCTATACCAAGGCAGGTGATAACCTGGTTACTGCTCCGCCTGTTTCAAGTTCTTTTGTTCCAAATCAAGGACAATGGCGTACTGAGTACATTGAACTTCTGCCCTATCAAGCTTTTCGCAACGTAATTATAAGATTCAAACAGATCCGCGGTGCCGGCAACAATCTTTACATAGATAATTTCTTAATCAGAGATGGAGTAGTCGGCATTGAAGAGATGGCGGTAAAAAATGAATCTCAACTGCTGATTTACCCCAACCCGGCTTCTTCTGAAGCATTATTGGTTTTCCAGGCAGAACATGCTGGATCAGCGGTCATTTCGATGACTGATTTAAGCGGTAAAACACTGCTTGTTCAAGAAACCAACCTTATTACAGGGTTCAATCAATTGTCTCTTAATGTTCAAGATTTCGCCGAAGGAATTTACTTGATTCATCTTGTTCAGGAAAATCAGCTAACTGCTACTCAAAAACTGGCAATAATGCGTTAA
- a CDS encoding methionyl-tRNA formyltransferase, with amino-acid sequence MKIVFMGTPEFAVPSLDILFSSGYEIVGVVTAPDKPAGRGQHLSQSAVKKFALENDLKLLQPEKLRNENFLSELSALKADLQVVVAFRMLPAAVFTLPPLGCINVHASLLPNYKGAAPINWAIINGEKETGVTTFFIEQEIDAGNIIFQDKVKIENEETAGELHDKLKMAGAQLLLKTVQGIESGIYPKIRQPEGKFPLAPKIFTETCMINWEQSSLNIHNLVRGLSPYPTAFTLLNNQTYKIFNTRLTNINSSSHPAGSVQTDQKNFLRVATSDFFIEISDLQPAGKKRLPVKDFLRGYGSLFQQQLIFGNQQTI; translated from the coding sequence ATGAAAATAGTTTTTATGGGCACACCGGAATTTGCCGTGCCCTCTTTAGATATTTTATTCAGTTCAGGCTATGAAATTGTAGGGGTTGTAACAGCTCCTGACAAACCTGCTGGCAGAGGTCAGCATCTTTCTCAATCTGCTGTAAAGAAGTTTGCCTTGGAGAATGATTTGAAATTGCTACAACCAGAAAAGCTTCGTAATGAAAATTTCCTTTCAGAGTTGTCTGCTTTGAAAGCGGATTTACAAGTAGTAGTTGCATTCAGAATGTTGCCGGCAGCCGTTTTTACTCTGCCGCCTTTGGGTTGTATCAATGTTCATGCCTCTCTTTTACCAAATTATAAAGGAGCTGCACCTATCAATTGGGCTATTATAAATGGGGAAAAAGAAACCGGTGTTACAACTTTTTTTATTGAGCAAGAAATTGATGCCGGGAATATCATTTTTCAGGATAAAGTAAAAATAGAAAATGAAGAAACTGCCGGAGAATTGCACGACAAGCTCAAAATGGCTGGTGCTCAATTATTGCTCAAAACCGTTCAAGGTATTGAATCAGGTATTTATCCCAAAATCAGACAGCCTGAAGGCAAGTTTCCGCTTGCCCCAAAAATTTTTACCGAAACATGCATGATTAACTGGGAACAATCTTCACTTAATATCCATAATCTTGTAAGGGGGTTAAGCCCTTATCCAACTGCTTTTACTCTTCTAAATAATCAGACTTATAAAATTTTCAATACCCGGTTAACCAATATCAACTCTTCATCTCATCCTGCCGGTAGTGTTCAAACCGACCAAAAAAACTTTTTAAGGGTTGCTACTTCAGACTTTTTTATCGAAATATCCGATCTTCAACCGGCCGGGAAAAAGCGTTTGCCGGTCAAAGATTTTTTAAGGGGATATGGAAGTTTGTTCCAACAGCAACTAATATTTGGAAATCAACAAACGATTTAA
- the msrB gene encoding peptide-methionine (R)-S-oxide reductase MsrB — translation MDFEVVKPDEEWRKILTDEQYRVLRNKGTERPFTGEYNDNKQSGTYKCGACGNVLFHSDSKYNSGCGWPSFFTPLAKDNILLAEDYSHGMIRTEVMCKKCGGHLGHVFDDGPEPTGLRYCINSISLIFDKD, via the coding sequence ATGGACTTTGAAGTTGTTAAACCAGATGAAGAATGGCGCAAAATACTGACCGATGAACAATATCGTGTTTTACGGAATAAAGGAACAGAACGCCCTTTTACCGGTGAGTATAATGACAATAAACAAAGCGGTACTTACAAATGCGGTGCTTGCGGGAATGTTTTGTTTCATTCTGATTCAAAGTACAATTCAGGTTGTGGCTGGCCAAGTTTTTTTACTCCCTTAGCTAAGGACAATATTCTTTTAGCAGAAGATTATAGCCATGGAATGATTCGAACTGAGGTGATGTGCAAAAAATGTGGAGGGCATTTGGGCCATGTTTTTGACGACGGACCTGAACCTACCGGATTAAGATACTGTATCAACTCGATTTCATTGATTTTTGATAAGGATTAA
- a CDS encoding PKD domain-containing protein produces the protein MKLHLTLIIFLFSFYNNFKLAAQFDPCINFAANFGFTTGETGLNVQFTNQSTGEFTNVLWLFGDESESIISSPNHTYEEPGVYYICLIIENELCNSQTCKTVELTAGGSSCEAHFNSETEGLTSWFNGNPSVPGGGIVSWVWGFGDGTGSDSGAQVNHTYSSAGTYTVCLTITTESGCSDEYCHTITVSGGSSPECAAHFNFETEGLTAWFNGNPSEANADITGWIWNFGDGTNSDNGAMVNHVYAEAGIYIVCLTIYTGNGCVDDICTPITVSGGGVTPVCEAFFNYETTGLVGFFNGNPSSGNSDIVGWQWNFGDSSSIEDGSQNSHTFTEAGTYNVCLTITTANGCIDEYCHPVTVSGTSAPLCSAHFNFETEGLTAWFNGNTSEANSDIISYVWNFGDGTGSDDGVQVNHTYSEAGTYTVCLTITTGNGCVDDVCQTVTVMGGTTPLCAAHFNFETEGLTAWFNGNTSEANSDIISYVWNFGDGTGSDDGVQVNHTYSEAGTYTVCLTITTGNGCVDDICQTVTVMGGTTPLCAAHFNFETEGLTAWFNGNTSEANSDIISYVWNFGDGTGSDDGVQVNHTYSEAGTYTVCLTITTGNGCVDDICQTVTVMGGTTPLCAAHFNFETEGLTAWFNGNTSEANSDIISYVWNFGDGTSSDNGAQVNHTYSEAGTYTVCLTITTGNGCVDDICQTVTISGPPTPVCEAHFNFETEGLTAWFNGNPSEANGDITGWQWSFGDGTNTSGSAQVNHSYSEAGTYTVCLTITTGNGCVDDYCQTITVTGPVTPVCEAYFNFETEGLTAWFNGSPSAGNGTIVGWLWSFGDESGSDDGAQVNHTYTESGTYNVCLTITTSNGCVDDYCHIITVSGGTAPACEAYFNSENDELTVFFNGNPSTANSTITNWQWSFGDGTGSSSGAQVNHTYSEEGTYVVCLIITASNGCTDDYCKEITVVTETSVPACAAHFNFETEGLNAWFNGNPSEANGDITGWQWDFGDGTSSTAGAEVSHAYETAGTYTVCLVISTNNECEDDYCFEVIVENPASGNKLNIPYNIATDENVNAVITLEKAQIVRVLISDLTGRRANLSELSLIEGENQVVLNIGNQMPGTYFVAIELANGHILKQRVFKLD, from the coding sequence ATGAAACTACACCTTACCCTAATTATTTTCTTGTTTTCTTTTTACAACAACTTTAAATTGGCTGCACAATTCGACCCTTGTATAAATTTTGCTGCCAATTTTGGTTTTACCACCGGAGAAACAGGCTTAAACGTCCAGTTTACTAATCAGTCAACCGGAGAATTTACCAATGTTCTCTGGCTGTTTGGAGATGAATCTGAATCCATCATTTCTTCTCCTAATCATACTTACGAAGAACCGGGAGTCTATTATATTTGTCTCATAATTGAAAATGAACTTTGTAATAGTCAAACCTGTAAAACTGTGGAACTTACTGCCGGAGGAAGTTCTTGTGAAGCGCATTTTAATTCAGAAACTGAGGGGCTTACTAGCTGGTTTAATGGCAATCCTTCTGTTCCTGGAGGAGGAATTGTTAGTTGGGTTTGGGGGTTTGGAGATGGTACCGGGTCTGATAGTGGTGCTCAGGTTAATCATACCTATTCCTCTGCAGGAACTTATACAGTTTGTTTGACAATCACAACTGAAAGCGGTTGTTCTGATGAATATTGTCATACCATAACAGTGTCTGGCGGTTCTTCACCTGAGTGTGCCGCACATTTTAATTTTGAAACCGAAGGATTGACTGCATGGTTTAATGGGAACCCGTCAGAAGCTAATGCAGACATTACCGGATGGATCTGGAACTTTGGCGATGGCACAAATTCTGACAATGGAGCAATGGTAAATCATGTTTATGCCGAAGCAGGTATCTATATTGTTTGTCTGACAATATATACCGGAAATGGATGTGTAGATGATATTTGTACGCCAATTACAGTTTCAGGAGGTGGTGTTACACCGGTTTGTGAAGCTTTTTTTAATTATGAAACAACCGGTTTAGTTGGATTTTTTAATGGTAATCCGTCAAGCGGAAATAGTGATATAGTTGGTTGGCAATGGAACTTTGGTGATTCATCCAGTATTGAAGACGGTTCTCAAAATAGCCATACTTTCACCGAAGCCGGTACTTATAATGTCTGCCTTACAATTACCACTGCAAATGGTTGTATTGATGAATATTGCCACCCAGTAACTGTTTCCGGAACTTCAGCTCCGCTTTGTTCAGCACATTTTAATTTTGAAACCGAAGGATTGACTGCATGGTTTAATGGCAACACCTCAGAAGCCAATAGCGACATAATCAGTTATGTATGGAATTTTGGAGATGGTACAGGATCTGATGACGGTGTACAAGTTAATCATACATATTCTGAAGCAGGGACTTACACCGTTTGTCTGACAATTACGACAGGCAACGGATGTGTTGATGATGTTTGTCAGACAGTTACAGTCATGGGAGGAACAACCCCATTATGTGCGGCACATTTTAATTTTGAAACCGAAGGATTGACTGCTTGGTTTAACGGCAACACCTCAGAAGCCAATAGCGACATAATCAGTTATGTATGGAATTTTGGAGACGGTACAGGATCTGATGATGGTGTACAAGTTAATCATACATATTCTGAAGCAGGAACTTACACCGTTTGTCTGACAATTACGACAGGCAACGGATGTGTGGACGATATTTGTCAGACAGTTACAGTTATGGGAGGTACAACGCCATTATGTGCGGCACATTTTAATTTTGAAACCGAAGGATTGACTGCTTGGTTTAACGGCAACACCTCAGAAGCCAATAGCGACATAATCAGTTATGTATGGAATTTTGGAGATGGTACAGGATCAGATGATGGTGTACAAGTTAATCATACATATTCTGAAGCAGGGACTTACACCGTTTGTCTGACAATTACGACAGGCAACGGATGTGTGGACGATATTTGTCAGACAGTTACAGTTATGGGAGGTACAACGCCATTATGTGCTGCACATTTTAATTTTGAAACCGAAGGATTGACTGCTTGGTTTAACGGCAACACCTCAGAAGCCAATAGCGACATAATCAGTTATGTATGGAATTTTGGAGATGGTACAAGTTCAGATAATGGGGCACAAGTTAATCATACATATTCTGAAGCAGGGACTTATACTGTTTGTCTGACTATAACGACAGGCAATGGATGTGTGGATGATATTTGTCAGACTGTTACTATTTCCGGTCCACCTACACCGGTATGTGAAGCTCATTTTAACTTTGAAACCGAAGGTTTGACTGCTTGGTTTAACGGCAATCCTTCGGAAGCAAATGGCGATATTACAGGATGGCAATGGAGTTTTGGAGATGGTACCAATACATCGGGTTCTGCACAAGTCAATCACTCTTATTCAGAAGCAGGAACTTATACTGTTTGTCTGACTATAACGACCGGCAACGGTTGTGTGGATGATTACTGTCAAACAATTACCGTTACCGGCCCTGTTACTCCTGTTTGTGAGGCTTATTTTAATTTTGAAACCGAAGGTCTGACAGCTTGGTTTAACGGAAGTCCCTCTGCCGGCAACGGCACAATTGTGGGTTGGTTGTGGAGTTTTGGAGATGAGAGTGGTTCTGACGATGGTGCTCAGGTGAACCATACCTATACAGAATCCGGTACTTATAATGTTTGCCTGACCATTACAACTTCTAATGGCTGTGTAGATGATTATTGCCATATAATCACAGTTTCTGGTGGAACTGCCCCAGCTTGTGAAGCTTATTTCAATTCTGAAAACGATGAGCTGACTGTATTCTTTAACGGAAATCCATCTACTGCAAATAGTACGATTACAAATTGGCAGTGGTCTTTTGGTGATGGTACCGGAAGTTCAAGCGGAGCTCAAGTCAACCATACCTATTCTGAAGAAGGTACTTATGTGGTTTGTTTGATTATTACAGCAAGCAACGGCTGTACTGATGACTATTGTAAAGAAATTACTGTAGTAACAGAAACTTCAGTTCCTGCTTGTGCTGCTCATTTTAACTTTGAAACTGAAGGTTTGAACGCATGGTTTAATGGCAATCCTTCTGAAGCTAACGGCGATATTACCGGCTGGCAATGGGATTTTGGAGACGGAACAAGCAGCACTGCAGGCGCAGAGGTAAGCCATGCTTATGAAACAGCAGGTACTTATACTGTATGTTTAGTTATTTCGACCAACAATGAATGTGAGGATGACTATTGTTTCGAAGTGATTGTTGAAAATCCGGCTTCTGGAAATAAACTAAATATCCCATACAACATAGCTACCGATGAAAACGTCAATGCCGTTATTACGTTGGAAAAAGCCCAGATTGTCAGGGTTTTAATTTCGGATTTAACAGGGAGAAGGGCTAATCTTTCAGAGCTAAGCCTGATTGAAGGTGAAAACCAAGTTGTGCTCAATATTGGCAATCAAATGCCCGGAACTTATTTTGTGGCTATTGAATTAGCTAATGGACATATTTTAAAACAAAGGGTTTTTAAATTGGATTAA
- a CDS encoding thioesterase family protein, which produces MERIKLLLPSVLQFQTTIPVRVTDINYGGHLGNDSFLSIIHEVRLQFLAQYSYDEFNIEGLGTIMADVAIQYKSEVFYPDNLTALVGMGEFGRTGFDLFYQFLSQNTKKEVVRAKTAMVFYDYQKHKMMPVPPAFRQLFEP; this is translated from the coding sequence ATGGAAAGAATTAAATTGCTATTGCCGTCTGTTTTACAGTTTCAAACTACTATTCCGGTCAGAGTTACAGACATAAACTATGGAGGGCATCTTGGCAATGATTCTTTTCTATCTATTATCCATGAAGTCCGGTTACAGTTTCTGGCACAATATAGCTATGATGAGTTTAATATCGAGGGGTTAGGTACAATTATGGCCGATGTTGCCATTCAGTACAAAAGTGAAGTTTTTTATCCCGACAACCTGACAGCTTTAGTTGGAATGGGGGAATTTGGCCGAACTGGATTCGATTTATTTTATCAATTTCTAAGCCAAAATACTAAGAAAGAAGTAGTCAGAGCTAAAACAGCAATGGTATTTTATGATTACCAAAAACATAAAATGATGCCTGTTCCTCCTGCTTTCAGACAATTGTTTGAACCTTAA
- a CDS encoding saccharopine dehydrogenase NADP-binding domain-containing protein has translation MAENKRTNLMIYGANGYTGKLITELAVIRGMKPIVAGRNKVEIPELAAKFGLPYMIVDLDNKEALGDAALMADVVLHCAGPFVNTAKPMLEACMKFGTHYLDITGEIPVFEMIAAKNEAIKQAKIMAMPGVGFDVVPTDCLAAYLKKQLPSATHLTLAFAGLGGGISHGTASTLLLNIGKGGAVRLDGKITPVPDAFKVKFIDFGGKTIQTMTIPWGDVSTAFYSTGIPNIEVYTGVSNMILRGTQLLQSMKWLLQRKMVKRFLQARIDNLSEGPSAQQRAKGRSLVWGQVTDEKGNSVTARLKTPEGYTLTALTAMNIVEKVLKGNAPIGFQTPSLAYGPDLILEIKGAIREDVAIHKNIRVS, from the coding sequence ATGGCTGAAAACAAGCGAACTAATTTGATGATTTACGGGGCTAATGGTTATACCGGAAAATTAATCACTGAGTTAGCAGTAATCAGAGGTATGAAACCAATTGTTGCCGGCAGAAACAAAGTTGAAATCCCGGAACTTGCAGCAAAATTTGGGCTACCTTATATGATTGTTGACTTAGACAATAAAGAAGCTTTAGGGGATGCTGCTCTAATGGCAGATGTGGTGTTGCATTGTGCAGGACCTTTTGTCAACACGGCTAAGCCAATGTTGGAAGCTTGCATGAAATTCGGCACACATTATCTGGATATTACCGGTGAAATACCGGTATTTGAAATGATAGCAGCTAAAAACGAAGCCATCAAACAAGCAAAAATTATGGCAATGCCCGGAGTTGGATTTGATGTGGTTCCTACAGATTGTTTGGCGGCATATCTTAAAAAACAACTCCCTTCTGCAACACATTTAACTCTTGCATTTGCCGGTTTAGGAGGTGGAATTTCTCACGGAACAGCTTCAACTCTATTGCTTAATATAGGAAAGGGGGGTGCCGTAAGGTTAGATGGTAAAATAACTCCGGTACCTGATGCCTTCAAAGTAAAATTTATTGATTTTGGCGGTAAAACCATTCAAACTATGACAATACCTTGGGGTGATGTGTCAACAGCATTTTATAGTACCGGTATCCCTAACATCGAAGTTTATACCGGTGTTAGCAATATGATACTGAGAGGAACTCAACTTCTGCAATCAATGAAATGGCTGCTGCAAAGAAAAATGGTGAAACGATTTCTTCAGGCAAGAATAGACAATTTATCCGAAGGCCCATCTGCACAGCAAAGGGCAAAAGGGCGAAGTTTAGTTTGGGGACAAGTTACTGATGAAAAAGGTAATTCGGTGACTGCCCGGCTAAAAACCCCTGAAGGCTATACTCTAACTGCTTTAACGGCCATGAATATTGTAGAAAAAGTTCTCAAAGGTAATGCTCCTATTGGTTTTCAAACCCCTTCGTTAGCTTATGGTCCCGACTTGATATTGGAAATAAAAGGAGCTATTCGAGAAGATGTGGCAATTCATAAAAATATTCGGGTGAGTTAA
- a CDS encoding nucleoside deaminase: MTEAIRLSAEGLKKGEGGPFGAVVVKDGKIIARGNNRVTSTNDPTAHAEVVAIRNACSALGTFQLTGCEIYTSCEPCPMCLGAIYWARPDKVYYANTRIDAADIDFDDYFIYQEISQSPEQRKIPFVHLPNPEALKVFTDWVNKTDKTKY, encoded by the coding sequence ATGACTGAAGCAATTAGGTTATCTGCCGAGGGATTGAAAAAAGGGGAAGGCGGCCCCTTTGGTGCTGTTGTAGTGAAAGATGGAAAAATAATTGCGAGAGGTAACAACAGGGTTACTTCAACAAATGACCCAACTGCTCATGCTGAAGTAGTAGCAATCCGAAACGCTTGCTCTGCATTGGGAACTTTTCAATTAACCGGTTGTGAAATATATACCAGTTGTGAACCCTGTCCTATGTGCCTCGGAGCAATTTATTGGGCTCGACCCGATAAAGTATATTATGCCAATACCAGGATTGATGCTGCCGATATTGATTTTGACGATTATTTCATTTATCAGGAAATCAGTCAATCGCCCGAACAAAGAAAAATACCGTTTGTTCATTTGCCCAATCCTGAAGCATTAAAAGTATTTACAGATTGGGTCAATAAAACTGACAAAACAAAATATTAA
- a CDS encoding DUF2520 domain-containing protein, with product MARITLLGFGNVGQHLFYAFNKAGHQIIQVYNRTFLHVQPFVALFPKTRFVENLHSLSLDSDLYLIAVSDNAIQIISENLPTVNVGGVVAHTSGATSIKVLNTHPNYGVFYPLQTFTAGHEVDFSRIPICIDGDTESTIYRIEKIAQSLSKLIYRLNDRQRSILHVAAVFANNFTNHLFAIAAEICRENKIPFDILKPLIAETIHKIQTQSPDLVQTGPAKRKDLNTIQTHLRLLEEQPEFRKIYQMLSDNIIQMHSSKSD from the coding sequence ATGGCAAGAATAACACTTTTGGGCTTTGGCAACGTAGGACAACATTTGTTTTACGCATTTAACAAGGCCGGTCATCAAATTATACAAGTGTATAACCGCACTTTTCTACATGTCCAACCATTCGTAGCCCTATTCCCGAAAACACGGTTTGTAGAAAATCTCCACTCATTAAGTTTAGATTCAGACCTATATTTAATTGCAGTTTCTGACAATGCCATCCAAATCATTTCCGAAAATTTGCCAACTGTTAATGTTGGTGGTGTGGTCGCACATACTTCGGGGGCTACTTCGATCAAAGTTTTAAATACCCATCCAAATTATGGCGTTTTTTATCCCCTTCAAACATTCACAGCAGGACATGAAGTGGATTTTTCTCGAATTCCTATCTGCATAGATGGCGACACAGAATCTACTATTTATCGAATCGAAAAAATCGCGCAGAGTTTAAGTAAATTGATATATAGGCTAAACGATCGTCAAAGAAGCATTTTGCATGTAGCAGCAGTGTTTGCAAATAATTTTACAAATCACCTTTTTGCCATAGCAGCAGAAATCTGTCGGGAAAACAAAATCCCATTTGATATATTAAAACCGCTTATTGCAGAAACTATTCACAAAATTCAAACTCAATCACCCGACCTTGTACAGACAGGACCTGCAAAACGCAAAGATTTGAATACTATCCAAACACATCTTCGCCTATTGGAAGAACAGCCTGAATTTCGCAAAATATACCAAATGTTATCGGACAATATTATTCAAATGCATTCCTCAAAATCCGACTGA
- a CDS encoding 2Fe-2S iron-sulfur cluster binding domain-containing protein, which produces MYHIKVNFEEPDLPPLEIDSKPDFTLLEAALVNDIHLNHNCGGVCACTTCHIYVHSGDEFLEEMTDREEDFVDRAINPRLESRLACQCLMLEGSGNIEITIPDQRNIIGHKH; this is translated from the coding sequence ATGTATCATATAAAAGTAAATTTTGAAGAGCCTGATTTGCCGCCATTAGAAATAGATTCAAAACCCGATTTCACCCTGCTTGAGGCCGCTTTAGTCAATGATATTCACCTGAACCATAATTGCGGGGGAGTATGTGCCTGTACTACCTGTCATATTTATGTTCATTCAGGGGATGAGTTTTTAGAAGAAATGACCGATAGGGAAGAAGATTTTGTGGACAGAGCCATCAACCCAAGATTGGAATCCCGGCTTGCTTGTCAATGTCTTATGTTAGAAGGAAGCGGTAATATAGAAATTACAATTCCCGACCAACGGAATATTATCGGTCACAAACATTAA